The Mixophyes fleayi isolate aMixFle1 chromosome 1, aMixFle1.hap1, whole genome shotgun sequence genome includes a region encoding these proteins:
- the JADE1 gene encoding protein Jade-1 isoform X2: MKIRSPLRYCGVVFRTDLITAMKLHDSYQLNPEDYYVLADSWRQEWEKGVQVPVNPQFIPDPVARVVAEKDKVVTYTRPRKYIHSSGSDPPELGYVDIRTLADGMCRYDLNEMDVVWLELINEDFKEMGMPQLDEYIMERAMEEFEQRCYDNMNHAIETVEGLGIEYDEDVVCDVCQSPDGEDGNEMVFCDKCNICVHQACYGILKVPEGSWLCRTCALGVQPKCLLCPKKGGAMKPTRSGTKWVHVSCALWIPEVSIGSPEKMEPITKLSHIPSSRWALVCSMCNEKVGASIQCSIKNCRTAFHVTCAFDHGLEMKTILTEEDEVKFKSYCPKHSTSKKTDDGHISESASELYGTAEASPACSDHLQGLSASEQEAKHGSQRKLKLQQLEDDFYTFVNVQDVSQALQIACDVTEFIYQYWKLKRKANFNKPLITPKKDEEDNLAKREQDFLIRRLQLFTHLRQDLERVRNLTYMVTRREKMKRSVCKVQEQIFNLYTKLMDQDRDSAGAFSDSVLLFNTQPSDPYAPKIEDLKWHSAFFRKQLGSSLGHSMKMSHKKSRDRERSSNSMKPLHSRSCFSDKRREADSVFSVEKAIAKISPVQQKNGTSMTEHRKRRDSRSQCDIVKAELKEKPHKQPHKTLRPTELTDKQVENKRTPSQCGGKTTATVTKKPSNRLPRFSGSLIKIHCNQNSVKVPTSPVKNWGGFRIPKKGERQQQKAETCQQDTNCQYLELVSPNDRTKDKLKLVNENDGYIPDAEMSDSETESTEKCPLQRLSSSSNMSRGYETDIIRRSILAS; this comes from the exons GGTTGTCGCTGAGAAAGATAAAGTAGTCACATACACCAGACCTCGCAAGTATATCCATTCCTCGGGGTCTGACCCCCCTGAGCTGGGATACGTTGACATCCGAACTTTGGCGGATGGTATGTGTCGCTATGACCTGAATGAGATGGATGTTGTGTGGCTGGAGCTGATTAATGAAGACTTTAAAGAAATGG GCATGCCGCAGCTTGATGAGTACATCATGGAGCGAGCAATGGAGGAGTTTGAACAGAGGTGCTATGACAACATGAACCACGCCATTGAGACGGTGGAAGGCCTAGGCATAGAGTACGACGAGGACGTTGTGTGCGATGTCTGTCAATCCCCTGATGGAGAGGATGGCAACGAAATGGTCTTCTGTGACAAATGTAACATCTGTGTACATCAG GCTTGTTATGGTATCCTGAAAGTACCAGAAGGAAGTTGGCTGTGCCGAACGTGTGCCTTGGGGGTACAGCCAAAGTGCTTGTTGTGCCCAAAGAAAGGAGGTGCCATGAAGCCCACGCGTAGCGGCACTAAATGGGTCCACGTCAGCTGCGCTCTGTGGATTCCTGAG GTGAGCATTGGGAGTCCAGAAAAGATGGAGCCAATCACCAAGCTGTCTCACATACCCAGCAGTCGCTGGGCGCTAGTTTGCAGCATGTGTAATGAGAAGGTTGGGGCTTCTATACAG TGTTCCATTAAAAACTGCCGCACAGCTTTTCATGTGACATGCGCTTTTGACCATGGTCTGGAGATGAAGACcatcctgacagaagaagatGAAGTGAAATTCAAGTCTTACTGTCCAAAGCACAGTACAAGCAAAAAAACAGACGATGGCCATATTAGTGAGAGTGCCAGTGAATTGTACGGGACAGCTGAGGCTTCCCCCGCTTGTTCGGATCATTTACAAGGCCTAAGTGCCTCTGAGCAGGAGGCCAAGCATGGGAGCCAGCGCAAGCTGAAACTCCAGCAGCTTGAGGACGACTTCTATACATTTGTCAATGTACAGGATGTGAGTCAGGCCCTGCAAATTGCCTGTGATGTCACGGAGTTCATTTACCAGTACTGGAAGCTGAAAAGGAAAGCCAACTTCAACAAACCGCTCATAACTCCCAAGAAGGACGAGGAAGATAACTTGGCCAAGCGGGAACAAGACTTTCTTATACGTCGACTGCAGCTATTCACTCACCTGAGACAGGATCTGGAAAGG GTACGCAATCTTACGTACATGGTGACCAGAAGGGAAAAGATGAAGCGCTCTGTTTGTAAAGTCCAGGAGCAAATCTTTAATCTTTACACAAAACTCATGGATCAGGATAGAGACAGTGCTG gTGCATTTTCGGATAGTGTGCTCCTCTTTAATACCCAGCCATCTGACCCGTATGCTCCAAAAATTGAGGATTTGAAGTGGCACTCTGCTTTCTTTCGGAAACAACTGGGCTCGTCTTTGGGACATTCCATGAAAATGTCCCACAAAAAGAGCAGAGACCGAGAGAGATCATCGAACAGTATGAAGCCATTGCACTCTCGCTCCTGTTTCTCCGATAAAAGGAGGGAAGCGGATTCTGTTTTTTCTGTGGAAAAGGCTATTGCCAAGATTTCTCCAGTTCAGCAGAAGAACGGGACCAGCATGACCGAGCACAGGAAGAGACGGGACAGCCGTTCTCAATGTGACATTGTAAAAGCAGAGCTCAAGGAGAAGCCTCACAAGCAGCCACATAAAACTCTGAGGCCTACAGAGCTGACTGATAAGCAGGTTGAAAACAAGAGGACCCCAAGCCAATGTGGTGGTAAAACAACTGCTACAGTTACAAAGAAGCCCAGTAACCGCTTGCCTAGGTTCAGTGGCTCCCTCATCAAAATCCATTGTAACCAGAATTCAGTAAAAGTGCCTACAAGCCCTGTGAAAAACTGGGGGGGATTCCGAATTCCAAAGAAAGGAGAGAGACAACAGCAAAAAGCTGAAACCTGTCAGCAGGACACAAACTGCCAGTACTTAGAATTGGTCTCGCCAAATGATAGGACAAAAGACAAATTAAAGCTGGTCAATGAGAATGATGGGTACATCCCTGATGCAGAAATGAGTGACTCTGAAACAGAATCAACAGAGAAATGTCCACTACAAAGGCTATCGTCGAGCAGCAACATGAGTAGAGGGTACGAGACGGACATTATTAGGAGAAGCATCCTAGCCTCTTGA